One Prunus dulcis chromosome 8, ALMONDv2, whole genome shotgun sequence DNA window includes the following coding sequences:
- the LOC117637638 gene encoding pathogen-related protein-like: MGSSDVEGDKYRSYLSGEGEKNTTWRFGAPPSYDVVNKLFEEGRTKIWPPGSLGEEVQNLVKTWEMAVFHKANLDDFKTLDPNNHTFSLNGRKGITLEEMGKLGGGYNPLLQTSLPENLRGYNPEKETSESSHKAFTTTFPRGFALEILQVYSGPPEIVYKFRHWGYMEGPFKGHAPTGELVEVYGMSIFTVDEHNKIVKIEFFYDPGQLLGGLLKGEKLGISSEGTTSSCPVLRTG; this comes from the exons ATGGGATCTTCAGATGTTGAGGGAGACAAGTACCGTTCTTATTTGAGtggagaaggagaaaagaaCACAACGTGGAGGTTTGGTGCCCCTCCTAGCTATGATGTTGTTAACAAGCTCTTTGAAGAAGGCAGAACcaag ATTTGGCCACCCGGGTCACTAGGAGAAGAGGTGCAGAACCTTGTGAAGACATGGGAGATGGCGGTTTTCCATAAGGCCAACCTGGATGATTTCAAGACACTTGATCCCAACAATCACACTTTCAGCCTAAATG GAAGGAAAGGCATAACTCTGGAAGAAATGGGCAAACTTGGAGGGGGCTACAACCCCTTGCTTCAGACCTCACTGCCTGAGAATCTGAGGGGATATAATCCAGAGAAGGAGACATCAGAGTCATCCCATAAGGCTTTCACAACAACATTCCCTCGTGGGTTTGCCTTGGAGATCCTTCAAGTCTATTCTGGGCCGCCAGAGATTGTGTACAAATTCAGGCACTGGGGCTATATGGAGGGCCCTTTCAAGGGCCATGCCCCAACTGGAGAATTGGTTGAAGTCTATGGAATGTCCATTTTTACG GTGGATGAGCACAACAAAATTGTGAAGATCGAGTTCTTTTATGACCCTGGACAACTACTTGGAGGTCTTTTGAAGGGTGAAAAATTGGGTATTTCTTCCGAAGGGACAACCTCAAGCTGCCCTGTCCTGAGGACAGGGTAA
- the LOC117637637 gene encoding pathogen-related protein-like isoform X1: protein MSMASSGVEGGDKYRSYLSGEGEKNTKWKFGAPPSYDIVNKLFEEGRTKIWPPGSLEHEVQNLVKTWEMELFHKANLDDFKTLDPNKYTFSLNGRKGITLEEIGKLGGGYNPLLQTSLPENLRGYNPDKETAESSHKAFTTTFPRGFALEVLQVYSGPPEIVYKFRHWGYMEGPFQGHAPTGELVEVYGMSIFTVDEHNKIVKVEFFYDPGQLLGGLLKGEKLGTSSQETASSCPVLRSTG, encoded by the exons ATGAGCATGGCATCCTCAGGTGTTGAAGGAGGAGACAAGTACCGTTCTTATTTGAGtggagaaggagaaaagaaCACCAAGTGGAAGTTTGGTGCCCCTCCTAGCTATGATATTGTGAATAAGCTCTTCGAAGAAGGCAGAACCAag ATATGGCCACCTGGGTCACTAGAACATGAGGTACAGAACCTTGTGAAGACATGGGAGATGGAGCTTTTCCATAAGGCCAACCTTGATGATTTCAAGACACTTGATCCCAATAAGTACACTTTCAGTCTAAATG GAAGGAAAGGCATAACCCTGGAAGAAATAGGCAAACTTGGAGGGGGCTACAACCCTTTGCTTCAGACCTCACTGCCTGAGAATCTGAGAGGATATAATCCTGATAAGGAAACAGCAGAGTCATCTCATAAGGCTTTCACAACAACATTCCCTCGTGGGTTTGCCTTGGAGGTCCTTCAAGTCTATTCTGGGCCACCAGAGATTGTGTACAAATTCAGGCACTGGGGTTACATGGAGGGGCCTTTCCAGGGCCATGCCCCAACTGGAGAATTGGTTGAAGTCTATGGAATGTCCATTTTTACG GTGGATGAGCACAACAAAATTGTGAAGGTGGAGTTCTTTTACGACCCTGGACAACTGCTTGGAGGTCTTTTGAAGGGTGAAAAATTGGGTACTTCTTCCCAGGAGACAGCCTCAAGCTGCCCTGTCCTTAGGAGTACAGGGTAG
- the LOC117637636 gene encoding glycolipid transfer protein 3-like, translating into MKRKIMDQNKGSEIMCAIEELSAMVKVKSATLVPVAEHGDVDDHAHARDAAFINHEAAHIPTRPFLSLCSLLLQVLDKIGPTMAVLRQDIHQNIRRLEVKHESDPSTYSNMVEILKMEKTEGIARNVTSSSRAFVWLTRSLDFTVALFQNLLRDPGKNMKQAVEESYNLTLKPWHRWISSAASKVALMLVPDNETFFSSLMEKDENYDNLKVEIETFLSLLVPYLEQIHSILRFYNLDKLKSN; encoded by the exons ATGAAAAGGAAGATAATGGATCAGAATAAAGGATCAGAGATTATGTGTGCCATTGAAGAACTCTCGGCGATGGTCAAAGTTAAAAGTGCAACATTGGTCCCAGTTGCTGAACATGGTGATGTTGATGATCATGCACATGCTCGTGATGCTGCCTTTATCAATCACGAGGCTGCCCATATTCCCACAAGGCCTTTCCTTTCTCTCTGCAGCTTGCTTCTTCAAGTTcttg ATAAAATTGGACCAACAATGGCTGTTCTCAGGCAAGATATTCATCAGAATATTCGG AGACTGGAAGTGAAACATGAATCTGACCCTTCAACATATTCAAATATGGTTGAGATattgaaaatggagaagacCGAAGGCATTGCAAGAAATGTTACTAGTTCTAGTAGAGCCTTCGTTTGGCTTACCag ATCCCTTGATTTTACTGTGGCAttgtttcaaaatttattaaGAGATCCTGGGAAGAATATGAAGCAGGCAGTGGAAGAGTCTTATAACCTCACTTTGAAGCCATGGCATAGATGGATTTCATCAGCTGCTTCTAAA GTAGCTCTCATGCTAGTGCCTGACAATGAAACCTTCTTTAGTAGCCTCatggaaaaagatgaaaactATGACAACTTGAAAGTTGAAATTGAGACCTTTCTTTCCTTACTTGTGCCTTATCTGGAGCAGATCCACTCCATTCTG AGATTTTATAACTTGGACAAGTTGAAGTCTAACTGA